The DNA window AGCTGGGTGGGGAAGCTTTCtctgaaggaagaagaggagtccTTTGGCAttccggattttttttttttttttttttttttttttttttttttcttgagacagagtctcactctgtcgccaggctggagtgcaggggcacgatctcggctcactgcaacctccacctcccgggttcaagccattctcctgcctcagcctcccgagtagctgggattacaggtgtgcataaccacacctggcttatttttgtatctttagcagagatggggtttctccatgttggccgggctggtttcaaactcctgacctcaggtgatccgccttcctccgcctcccaaagtgctgggattacaggtgtgagccaccgcgcccagccagcattCCATATTTTGCAGGGGATTAGTGCAGCAAAGGGATCAAGAAGGGGTGTAACGGCACAGCGTGTTCTGGGTACAATAAGGACTTAGGCGTTGCCCAGAACAGGAGGCGAAGGAGAtagaaggagaggcaggagagataGGTTAAGCCAGAGACCGGAGAAGAGAGACAGGAGTTCACACTGAAAAGGCATTTGAACTTGACAGTTGGGGCAATAGAGACAGTGACTTCTTGCATGAGAGATGAGATTGGACCTTTGAAAATTGTTCTCTGCCCTCGTCATAAAGGAAAGAAGAGCAGGAAGACCAGTGAGGGTGATGGTGATCTGGACTGAAGTGGCAGCCGCCACAGGGAATATCGGATGAATATGAGAGAATTTTGGAGGTCAAAGCACCAACGTTGGAAACTAACTGGATAAACGGGGAGAGCGGCGCAGGACAGGAGGAATCGCGCATGACTTCTACCATAGAGGTGACTGGGCGGGTAATTCACTGAAATAAGGAAGTTAGGACGAGGAGCAGGTTTGGACATGCTGATCACTAGAGCTGCCACATCCAGGCGGTAACGAACACCTGGATTTGCAGCTCCAGAGAAGGGCCTGGGATACATGTCCCCTAAAGCCTTAGGGTGACGGAAAGGCGAGAGAGGGTGGGTTGAGATTCCAAGTGCAATCCACTACGGCTCCTCGCTCGCCCTCCAGGTGGCACCACAGCCCTGCGCTTCCGAAGCCCGTTTTCTGAGCCAGACACTCCACGCTCTGGGTATCTCGGTTCTCTCTCCCCACGCGCCGACCCTAGGTCACGCACTTCCTGCCTGGCAGAATTTGGCCGAGGATCCAAACCCGGAGCAGCCTCCAGAGAGCGTGTCGTCCACGCGGCCAGCATATGCTCAGAGACCTCAGAGGCTCAGAGACTTTAGGGCTGGTGGTGTGGTCGGTGTGACCATTTGTCCCTCGGACCGGCTCCAGGAACCAACCTGGGGAATGTGTGTAGGGGAAGGACGGGATAGGCAGCGCCCGGAGCAGGGAGGCACTGAAAGACAGGACCAAGCAGCCCGGCCACCAGACCTGCTCTGGGAACGGAATTTTCTGGCCCCCAGGGCCACACTCGCGTGGGAAGCATGTCGCGGACCCTTTAAGACTCCATCTCCCTGTCTCTCCGCCCCCGCCTGGGACAGGCTGGGACGCCCGGGACCTGACATTTGGAGGCTCCCAACGTGGGAGCTAAAAATAGCCGCCCCGGGTTACTTTGGGGCATTGCTCCTCTCTCAACCCGCGAGCCGGCTCGCGAGCCGTCTCAGGCCGCTGGAGTTTCCCCGGGGCAAGTACACCTggcctgtcctctcctctccgaCCTCACAGTCCAGACCCGCAGAGTTTAAGATGCTTCTGCAGCCCGGCATTCTAGCTGGTGGGCGGAGTCCTAACACGTGGGTGGGCGGGGCCTTTTGTTCCGGGGACTCTTCTCAAAACTTCTCAGTCGGATGTTGGCGGGAACCCGAGAGGCGTGACTCTCCAGCCACGCGGAGGGGCGTGGCCTTACTGGACGGCCCCACCAACTCCAGCCAAACTTTAAACCCCAGGCGGAGGGGGCGTGGCCTTCTGGGGTGTGCGGGCTCCTGGCCAATGGGTGCTGTGAAGGGCGTGGCCCGCGGGGGCAGAAGCGAGGTGGAGGGGGCTCCTCGCGTCTTTTCCCCCAGCCCGGCTCTGTCAGATCCGCGGGAGCCCCACTGCTCTCTGACACCTTGGCTTGTGGCTGTGGGTCCCATCGGGCCCGCCCTCGCTCGTCACTCCGGGACCCCCACGGCCCCCGCAGCTTCTGCGCGCCAGGCCGGGGCCAGAGACTCCCGGATCTGTTCTTTCATCTTCGCCGCCCCTACGCGTCCAGCTCTTCTAAGACGTGATGCCGTCGGGCTTCCAACAGATAGGCTCCGAAGTAGGATTCATCatgaggggcggggcggggggcaggGGTAGCGCTTTTCTTGGGCTGGGGGTCGCGGTTGGGGTCAGCTGGGGGTGGTTCATGCGCAGGCGCAGGGGGTGAAGGTGGGGGGCTGGCTATTTATACCCGGCCTGGACAACCCGTGACTGTGAGATTCCAATCCTACCAAGAGGCAGAGTGGGTCTGGAGGGCCTTTCGGGGCACAGGCAGCAAGTGGATTCTGCGAGCCAGGGTTCACCCCCTTGCCTAATAGGCGGCGCGGCGCTCCGGAATCGGGGACACTCTGCCCTCGTTCCGACTCGGGAAAGCAGATCCAGGCGGGTCTTGCCCTCCGGGAGCTGTCTGTCCGTCTCCGCTCGCGGGCAGTGTTTCGAGGACTGGAGGCTCTCCGtgggcccccacccccactcctggCCGCCCTCCAAGACGCTGAACTTTCCCTTGGCCCCACGGTTGGTGGAGGGGCAGAGGGGACTGTCAgccccccctcccccagctcagGTTTCCGCTTGGAGACAGTCTGTGCCGCCAGCGAGCGGCCACCACTGCCACCGCCCCTCACACCAccttcctgccctcctcccctggGCATGGCTCTCCCAGGCAGAACTCCTGGACGGCCCTCCCTGCACGCAGTTTACAGGGGGAGGGCAGGCTGCGACACAGATAGAGAAGGCCATCCCTAGATGACCGGGATGTCCTTTCTGGAGCAGCACTTCTTGGTCCTGTTGGGGTCCTCCTGGAGCTGGCTGACAGAACCcccagaggggagggaagaggacagTGGCTGATGATCATAATGCAAATAATGCACTTGTCAATTTATGAAACCAGCACTGTCAGGGATACTGTTAACATGTGATGTTGATTTTCACAACACTCTCACAGATAGGTAGGCAAGGCAGGAAACATCACCCACATCTCACAGAGGACACTCAGGTTCGGGGCGGGGAAGtggcttggccaaggtcacacaaatCTGAGCTCTTAAGGCCAAGCCTGTCCCAAGGTCACAGAAGaattttgagacaagttctcaaaCATTTCTCTGCCTTATGGACTCAAACATCCAGTTTCTCCTTTATGCCCAGGTTGAAGTTGAGCTCCTGTTTACATTGAGATCTTTGTGCAGTTCCTAATATGGCCCAGTTTCCCTCACCCAACATGTTGGATGGAGCCCAGTATCTTCAGGCTGGGCCCGGGCCGCTAgcgaaggaaaaaaaatcatgattccATGTGACATGCTGTGTCTTTGTGTCTGCCTGTCCAGGATGGGGAACCCCCTCAGCAGCGAGTGACAGGGACCCTGGTCCTTGCTGTGTTCTCTGCTGTGCTTGGCTCCCTGCAGTTTGGCTACAACATTGGAGTCATCAATGCCCCTCAGAAGGTGAGGGCCTGCAGCTGGCAGGGTGGGGGTACCCAAACGAGAAGGACAGGTGTCTCAGGGGTGGTGGAAAAGTGAGGGTCTGCAGTAAATCTGTCCTCTGCTGTCTCCCAGGTGATTGAACAGAGCTACAATGAgacgtggctggggaggcagggGCCTGAGGGACCCAGCTCCATCCCGCCAGGCACTCTCACCACCCTTTGGGCCCTCTCTGTGGCCATCTTTTCCGTGGGCGGCATGATTTCCTCCTTCCTCATTGGTATCATCTCTCAGTGGCTTGGAAGGTTCGgagctggagggcaggggtgggggaaacAGGAAGGGAGCCACCACTGGGTGCCCTCACCCtcacagcctcactctgtctgCCTGCCAGGAAAAGGGCCATGCTGGTCAACAACGTCCTGGCGGTGCTGGGGGGCAGCCTCATGGGCCTGGCCAACGCTGCTGCCTCCTATGAAATGCTCATCCTTGGACGGTTCCTCATTGGTGCCTACTCAGGTACTCACGGGCACCACAGCCCTGCCTAGCGCCCTGCTGTCTTTCACCACACCTGGGCTTTCAGATGGGAGTGGACACCTGCCCTCAGCCCTCTCTTTTTCCCTCGCCTAGGGCTGACATCAGGGCTGGTGCCCATGTACGTAGGGGAGATTGCTCCCACTCACCTGCGGGGTGCCCTGGGGACGCTCAACCAACTGGCCATCGTCACTGGCATTCTGATCGCCCAGGTAACCGGGACGGGCCTCATGGGTGCCTGGGCAGTGGTTGGGGTGGGGCTGTGGAGAATACGGTGTGCTTCTGAGGTAAGGCGGGAGGGCTGAGTGACCTGCCTTCCTTCCCAACCTTCTCCCACAGGTGCTGGGGTTGGAGTCCCTGCTGGGCACTGCCAGCCTGTGGCCACTGCTCTTGGGCCTCACAGTGCTACCTGCCCTCCTGCAGCTGGTCCTGCTGCCCTTCTGTCCCGAGAGCCCCCGTTACCTCTATATCATCCGGAATCTCGAGGGACCTGCCAGAAAGAGTAAGCTCTCCCACTGCAGCCTGACCCAGGCCCATGCCTCCGCTTTGTCTTGCTAGCACCTGGCTTCCTCTCAGGTCCCTTCAGGCCTGACCCTCCCTCCTCCAGGTCTGAAGCGCCTGACAGGCTGGGCTGATGTTTCTGGAGTGCTGGCTGAGCTGAAGGATGAGAAGCGGAAGCTGGAGCGTGAGCGGCCATTGTCCCTGCTCCAGCTCCTGGGCAGTCATACCCACCGGCAGCCCCTGATCATTGCGGTCGTGCTGCAGCTGAGCCAGCAGCTCTCTGGCATCAATGCTGTATGTGTGGAGCAGCCTCCAGGCAGGGCACAGCCCAGGGAGGGGAGACAGGAGTTGGGAGCAAACCCCCTCCACCAACATTCAGTC is part of the Chlorocebus sabaeus isolate Y175 chromosome 16, mChlSab1.0.hap1, whole genome shotgun sequence genome and encodes:
- the SLC2A4 gene encoding solute carrier family 2, facilitated glucose transporter member 4; this encodes MPSGFQQIGSEDGEPPQQRVTGTLVLAVFSAVLGSLQFGYNIGVINAPQKVIEQSYNETWLGRQGPEGPSSIPPGTLTTLWALSVAIFSVGGMISSFLIGIISQWLGRKRAMLVNNVLAVLGGSLMGLANAAASYEMLILGRFLIGAYSGLTSGLVPMYVGEIAPTHLRGALGTLNQLAIVTGILIAQVLGLESLLGTASLWPLLLGLTVLPALLQLVLLPFCPESPRYLYIIRNLEGPARKSLKRLTGWADVSGVLAELKDEKRKLERERPLSLLQLLGSHTHRQPLIIAVVLQLSQQLSGINAVFYYSTSIFETAGVGQPAYATIGAGVVNTVFTLVSVLLVERAGRRTLHLLGLAGMCGCAILMTVALLLLERVPAMSYVSIVAIFGFVAFFEIGPGPIPWFIVAELFSQGPRPAAMAVASFSNWTSNFIIGMGFQYVAEAMGPYVFLLFAVLLLGFFIFTFLRVPETRGRTFDQISAAFHRTPSLLEQEVKPSTELEYLGPDEND